From a single Nothobranchius furzeri strain GRZ-AD chromosome 7, NfurGRZ-RIMD1, whole genome shotgun sequence genomic region:
- the misp3 gene encoding uncharacterized protein misp3, whose amino-acid sequence MKGWISLISLFLFIKGWFPKAVIYISLTTSHRVGIQPGWRDLPEIITRLGLFPCSRYSSMYAKAVRLNPWNDSHVNFATCFILMVIIPASLALDQTSQSLLTFYTSRRAAMETKRIAWQEQGPVVLPGELLGEEGTSLNSPPDGREAPRATPEEDLDDQEPGAEVREPRDHQPVRMGATQITNEKSAYVKQSLLRETWETMTGEIPPEVLPAKEESNNDLAEDVFPPPPTTDALSAGGCSEREGLSSLEGEVAEWISDAEVVLDPTDDLAQLDLQSGEEWAKTAQVVVQFKISQNQPSAEENVDENKTCLLMQPSHFDIHSADDANSPPFVDESGEEVGYDESGEVSQPSSHAASDPDSVLHAGLSAGQRGELLPQGPIELTPRGENQEAAQQVSGQGSLPLSAVAMEPSNQGREACQCCGCVVAVRERCSRVGEKTEGENEQTGGEEGQKDNGRNQPKERSSGEGQRKYQKPVHKQERKTGKQGCGVSSKDRRGTRMRNNMYEDHWRDSGESVDLYRTLEDSSNSTDSPATETPIEREIRRAIQREQSLRRSRGLPNPHTAPEYVEIPSRKGILSQSLTSKWSQNKDREFAGKMMQQEIHEETRREQDLVKIGKIPGFYDKGTVRQIKERKQLFEAFQTSLESTKSKMSSFKSTEDLTLEGLDDVKLQASMFRSLPVEKKPILLNPSHPKGAVEHSFVQGTGLSDRTGCQGIVLENKPTSLTQKQNQVRVETDLRSAHPHNSSYQAITEELEEEEEEEEDTSTENPFFKLRSSTNLEKMKQDILEAKERERELRKMRSSLYGGINGVASSSQRELSPPDVPESSFKEGRGSSAVRQSESRLSAWPPIQAEEQKIARPEVLLSPRTPRQKTPLVQLWESGLVNGHSPEDD is encoded by the exons ATGAAGGGGTGGATTTCACTTATCAGTCTCTTCCTGTTCATCAAGGGCTGGTTCCCCAAAGCTGTGATCTACATTTCCTTAACAACCAGCCACAGAGTTGGAATCCAGCCTGGTTGGAGAGACCTGCCAGAgatcatca CCCGACTCGGCCTTTTCCCCTGTTCCCGTTACAGCAGCATGTACGCAAAGGCAGTACGCTTAAACCCCTGGAATGATTCCCATGTTAATTTTgcaacatgttttatcctcaTGGTCATAat ACCAGCCTCACTGGCTTTAGACCAAACATCCCAGTCGCTCCTAACATTTTACACCAGCAGACGTGCTGCCATGGAAACAAAGCGCATAGCATGGCAGGAACAGGGCCCTGTCGTATTGCCAGGCGAGCTGCTGGGTGAAGAGGGCACATCTTTAAACTCCCCTCCGGATGGCAGAGAAGCACCCAGAGCAACGCCTGAGGAAGACCTGGACGACCAGGAGCCTGGAGCTGAAGTCAGAGAGCCCCGTGACCACCAGCCGGTTAGGATGGGCGCAACCCAAATTACAAATGAGAAATCAGCCTACGTCAAGCAGAGCCTCCTGAGAGAGACTTGGGAAACGATGACAGGAGAAATTCCTCCTGAAGTTTTACCTGCTAAAGAGGAATCCAACAATGATCTGGCTGAGGATGTTTTCCCACCTCCACCCACAACCGATGCCCTTTCAGCAGGGGGCTGCAGTGAGAGAGAGGGGCTTTCCAGCTTAGAGGGGGAGGTGGCAGAGTGGATCAGTGATGCTGAAGTCGTCTTAGATCCAACAGATGACTTAGCTCAACTTGACTTGCAGAGCGGTGAAGAGTGGGCAAAGACAGCCCAGGTGGTTGTCCAGTTTAAAATATCACAGAATCAACCATCAGCTGAAGAGAATGTTGATGAGAATAAAACATGTCTGCTCATGCAGCCATCTCATTTTGACATTCACAGCGCAGATGATGCAAACTCTCCTCCTTTTGTGGATGAAAGTGGGGAAGAGGTGGGATATGATGAAAGCGGTGAGGTTTCTCAACCTTCTAGTCATGCTGCGAGTGATCCTGACTCGGTCCTGCATGCAGGTCTCTCAGCCGGACAGAGGGGGGAGCTGTTGCCTCAGGGTCCAATTGAGCTCACCCCCAGGGGAGAAAACCAGGAAGCAGCACAACAGGTGTCTGGCCAGGGATCACTACCTTTGTCAGCTGTTGCCATGGAACCGTCCAATCAGGGCAGGGAAGCATGTCAATGCTGCGGTTGCGTTGTAGCTGTGAGAGAAAGGTGCAGCAGGGTGGGGGAGAAGACAGAAGGAGAAAACGAGCAAACAGGTGGAGAGGAAGGGCAGAAAGACAACGGAAGGAATCAGCCAAAGGAAAGGTCAAGTGGTGAAGGGCAGCGAAAATATCAAAAACCCGTCCATAAACAGGAGAGGAAGACAGGAAAACAAGGctgtggtgtgtcttctaaagacAGGAGAGGCACCAGGATGAGGAACAACATGTATGAGGATCACTGGAGGGACAGTGGAGAGTCAGTGGACCTCTACAGAACTTTAGAGGATAGCTCTAACTCTACAGACTCTCCTGCTACAGAGACTCCCATTGAGAGGGAGATTAGACGGGCCATTCAGCGTGAGCAGAGCCTGAGGAGGTCCAGGGGACTCCCAAACCCTCACACCGCTCCAGAGTACGTCGAGATTCCTTCAAGAAAAGGAATTCTGTCTCAGTCACTAACCTCCAAGTGGTCCCAGAACAAAGACCGGGAATTTGCTGGGAAAATGATGCAGCAGGAGATCCACGAGGAGACTCGTAGGGAACAGGATCTGGTCAAGATTGGTAAAATCCCTGGCTTTTACGACAAGGGTACAGTCCGCCAAATTAAGGAAAGGAAGCAGCTCTTTGAGGCTTTTCAAACATCCCTTGAATCAACCAAAAGTAAGATGTCTTCCTTTAAAAGTACAGAGGATTTAACTCTAGAGGGCCTGGATGATGTAAAATTACAGGCATCCATGTTCAGAAGTTTACCCGTGGAGAAGAAGCCTATACTGCTGAACCCAAGCCATCCCAAAGGAGCTGTAGAACATTCCTTTGTCCAAGGAACGGGTCTCTCTGACAGGACCGGCTGTCAGGGCATCGTTTTGGAAAACAAACCGACTTCTCTCACTCAGAAACAGAACCAGGTCAGAGTAGAGACTGACCTTAGGTCTGCACATCCTCACAACTCATCATACCAGGCGATAACTGAGGagctggaagaggaggaggaggaggaggaggacacatCCACTGAAAACCCTTTTTTCAAGCTACGCTCCTCAACTAACTTAGAGAAAATGAAGCAGGATATCTTGGAGGCCAAAGAGAGGGAAAGAGAACTCCGCAAAATGCGGAGCAGCCTGTATGGAGGCATCAATGGGGTGGCATCATCATCTCAGAGAGAACTGTCTCCTCCTGATGTACCAGAGTCTTCATTCAAAGAGGGCCGAGGGTCCTCAGCAG TGCGGCAGTCTGAGAGCAGGTTGTCTGCGTGGCCTCCAATCCAGGCTGAAGAGCAGAAGATCGCCAGGCCAGAG GTCCTCCTGAGTCCTCGGACCCCCAGACAAAAGACTCCTCTGGTGCAGCTTTGGGAGTCCGGCTTGGTCAACGGGCACAGCCCAGAAGACGACTGA